The Iamia majanohamensis genome window below encodes:
- a CDS encoding class I SAM-dependent methyltransferase: MPGTVTHLDRVDAAPDGRPPDPYASADHPMRRLTEQVAVDPGTWDDAQRRQVAGFFDELAPEWHTRAGPDCDAPLRDAFGRGVPGSLAGPAAEVGSGIGLTSATVAARFTPALAVEVAPEMLRRSPAGPAHRVLADGARLPVADGALAAVVLMNAFLFGPECDRALGPDGVVVWINSRGPSTPIHLPAEAVVDALPGSWVATASECGSATWCVARRG; this comes from the coding sequence ATGCCCGGGACCGTCACCCACCTCGACCGGGTCGACGCCGCCCCCGACGGGCGGCCGCCGGACCCCTACGCCTCGGCCGACCACCCCATGCGCCGCCTGACCGAGCAGGTGGCCGTCGACCCCGGCACCTGGGACGACGCCCAGCGGCGTCAGGTCGCCGGCTTCTTCGACGAGCTGGCGCCCGAGTGGCACACCCGGGCCGGGCCCGACTGCGACGCCCCACTGCGCGACGCCTTCGGGCGCGGCGTGCCGGGGTCGCTGGCCGGACCCGCGGCCGAGGTCGGCTCCGGCATCGGCCTCACCTCGGCCACCGTCGCCGCCCGCTTCACCCCCGCGCTGGCCGTCGAGGTGGCGCCGGAGATGCTGCGCCGCTCGCCGGCCGGGCCCGCCCACCGGGTCCTCGCCGACGGCGCCCGCCTGCCCGTGGCCGACGGCGCCCTGGCCGCGGTGGTGCTGATGAACGCCTTCCTCTTCGGCCCCGAGTGCGACCGGGCGCTCGGCCCCGACGGCGTGGTGGTGTGGATCAACAGCCGGGGACCCTCGACACCGATCCACCTGCCGGCCGAGGCCGTGGTCGACGCCCTCCCCGGGTCGTGGGTCGCCACCGCGTCCGAGTGCGGCTCGGCCACCTGGTGCGTGGCCCGACGAGGCTGA
- the serS gene encoding serine--tRNA ligase, translating into MLDIRRIRADPDGIAEALARKGVDPDEVRAVHDLDVRQRDLASRRDDVRRQVKGLSADVGRLHREGNAEEAEALRVESRRLGEEEARLAAEADAVAADIRDRLLGLPNDPHPDVPVGADERDNPVLRVSGTGPDRFAEHQRVPHWEVGEALGILDLERAVKISGAMFTMLRGAGATLSRALCQLALDRNADAFEEIRPPSLVTTATLTASGQLPKFADDAYAIERDGLWCIPTAEVPLTSLAAGEVLAEADLPVRLMAYSPCYRREAGSAGRDTRGLLRTHEFDKVEILAYATAAQAPDLLEEMLGRVEAVVDLLGLTHRTIEICTGDQGQSHHRSFDVEVYAPGCDQWLEVSSVSWFSDYQARRAQIRYRPSEGKGNELVHTLNGSALAVPRVWAALVETHRRPDGGVDVPEPLRPYMRGIDVIAPPA; encoded by the coding sequence GTGCTCGACATCCGCCGCATCCGTGCCGACCCCGACGGCATCGCCGAGGCGCTGGCCCGCAAGGGTGTCGACCCCGACGAGGTCCGGGCCGTGCACGACCTCGACGTGCGCCAGCGCGACCTCGCCTCCCGGCGCGACGACGTGCGGCGCCAGGTGAAGGGCCTCTCGGCCGACGTGGGCCGGCTCCACCGCGAGGGCAACGCCGAGGAGGCCGAGGCCCTGCGGGTCGAGAGCCGGCGGCTGGGTGAGGAGGAGGCCCGCCTGGCGGCCGAGGCCGACGCCGTCGCCGCCGACATCCGCGACCGGCTGCTCGGCCTCCCCAACGACCCCCACCCCGACGTGCCCGTGGGCGCCGATGAGCGCGACAACCCGGTGCTCCGGGTGAGCGGCACCGGCCCCGACCGCTTCGCCGAGCACCAGCGCGTGCCGCACTGGGAGGTGGGCGAGGCCCTCGGCATCCTCGACCTCGAGCGGGCGGTGAAGATCTCCGGGGCCATGTTCACCATGCTCCGCGGCGCCGGGGCCACGCTGTCGCGGGCCCTGTGCCAGCTGGCCCTCGACCGCAACGCCGATGCCTTCGAGGAGATCCGGCCGCCCAGCCTCGTCACCACCGCCACCCTCACGGCGTCGGGCCAGCTCCCCAAGTTCGCCGACGACGCCTACGCCATCGAGCGCGACGGCCTGTGGTGCATCCCCACCGCCGAGGTGCCCCTCACCTCGCTCGCGGCCGGCGAGGTGCTGGCCGAGGCCGACCTGCCGGTGCGGCTGATGGCCTACTCGCCGTGCTACCGGCGGGAGGCGGGGTCGGCCGGCCGCGACACCCGTGGCCTGCTGCGCACCCACGAGTTCGACAAGGTCGAGATCCTGGCCTACGCCACCGCGGCCCAGGCCCCGGACCTGCTGGAGGAGATGCTGGGCCGGGTCGAGGCCGTGGTCGACCTCCTCGGGCTCACCCACCGGACCATCGAGATCTGCACCGGCGACCAGGGCCAGAGCCACCACCGCAGCTTCGACGTCGAGGTCTACGCCCCGGGCTGCGACCAGTGGCTCGAGGTCTCGTCGGTGTCCTGGTTCTCGGACTACCAGGCCCGCCGGGCCCAGATCCGCTACCGGCCGAGCGAGGGCAAGGGCAACGAGCTGGTCCACACCCTGAACGGCTCGGCCCTCGCCGTCCCCCGGGTGTGGGCCGCGCTGGTCGAGACGCACCGCCGGCCCGACGGCGGCGTCGACGTGCCCGAGCCCCTGCGGCCCTACATGCGCGGCATCGACGTCATCGCCCCCCCGGCCTGA
- a CDS encoding ABC transporter ATP-binding protein, translated as MAAVEVDDIVVHRGPEAAVDGVSFQLERGEVLALLGPNGAGKTTTVETLEGLLTPTEGRVRVLGLDPAAEHAALMPHLGAMPQQGGVYPGARAREVLDLVAAFHADPAPPGEVLERVGLSHKARAEWRTLSGGEQQRLSLALALVGRPDVVILDEPTAGIDPSGRLLVRQLIADLRTAGLAVLITTHDLEEAEKVADCVVIIDRGRVVASGSPAELMRAAGSHEIRFGAPPGLDTAALGKTLLVAVDEVAPGEYVVAAEATPSNINALTGWLATHDLPLADLRAGRQSLEDVFLRLTTITGETPVVRVDAARRPRTPQR; from the coding sequence ATGGCAGCGGTGGAGGTGGACGACATCGTCGTGCACCGGGGTCCCGAGGCTGCGGTCGACGGCGTCTCCTTCCAGCTCGAGCGGGGCGAGGTGCTGGCCCTGCTCGGCCCCAACGGGGCGGGCAAGACCACCACCGTCGAGACCCTCGAGGGCCTCCTGACCCCGACCGAGGGCCGGGTGCGGGTGCTGGGCCTCGACCCCGCCGCCGAGCACGCCGCGCTCATGCCCCACCTGGGCGCCATGCCCCAGCAGGGCGGCGTCTACCCCGGGGCCCGGGCGCGCGAGGTGCTCGACCTGGTCGCTGCCTTCCACGCCGACCCGGCCCCGCCCGGCGAGGTGCTGGAGCGGGTCGGGCTCAGCCACAAGGCCCGGGCCGAGTGGCGGACCCTCTCGGGCGGCGAGCAGCAGCGCCTGTCCCTCGCCCTCGCCCTCGTGGGCCGGCCCGACGTGGTGATCCTGGACGAGCCCACCGCCGGCATCGACCCCTCCGGCCGCCTGCTCGTGCGCCAGCTCATCGCCGACCTCCGCACCGCGGGGCTGGCCGTGCTCATCACCACCCACGACCTCGAGGAGGCCGAGAAGGTCGCCGACTGCGTGGTCATCATCGACCGGGGGCGGGTGGTGGCCAGCGGGTCGCCCGCCGAGCTGATGCGGGCCGCGGGCAGCCACGAGATCCGCTTCGGCGCCCCACCCGGCCTCGACACCGCGGCGCTGGGCAAGACCCTCCTCGTGGCCGTGGACGAGGTGGCACCGGGCGAGTACGTGGTCGCGGCCGAGGCCACGCCCTCGAACATCAACGCCCTCACCGGCTGGTTGGCCACCCACGACCTGCCCCTCGCCGACCTGCGGGCCGGGCGCCAGTCGCTGGAGGACGTGTTCCTCCGCCTCACGACCATCACCGGCGAGACCCCCGTGGTCCGGGTCGACGCGGCGCGTCGCCCTCGCACCCCGCAGCGCTGA
- a CDS encoding ABC transporter permease: MTAPAPAPPRAAPTARRISAQLRMELRLTLRRGESVLLTFLIPVLILVFFSLVDVLPTGTEDPVDFLLPGVLALAVISSAMTGPAIATGFERSTGVLKRLGLTPLSRRDLLVAKLGAVFVVELLQVVLLLAVGLALGWDPSGGLVVAALGMVVATVGFAGVGMVMAGTLPALTTLALANAVYLVLLFLGGVVVPLDELPGALQVVALALPSGALSEITHGALEHTGVPGVAWLVLLGWAVAAPLAAARLFRWE, from the coding sequence GTGACCGCCCCCGCCCCGGCGCCCCCGCGCGCTGCGCCCACCGCCCGACGGATCTCGGCCCAGCTCCGCATGGAGCTCCGGCTCACCCTGCGTCGGGGCGAGTCGGTGCTGCTCACGTTCCTCATCCCGGTGCTGATCCTGGTGTTCTTCAGCCTGGTCGACGTCCTGCCCACCGGCACCGAGGACCCGGTCGACTTCCTCCTGCCCGGCGTCCTCGCCCTGGCCGTCATCTCCTCGGCCATGACCGGCCCGGCCATCGCCACCGGCTTCGAGCGCTCCACCGGGGTCCTCAAGCGCCTCGGGCTCACCCCCCTCTCCCGCCGGGACCTGCTGGTCGCCAAGCTCGGCGCCGTCTTCGTGGTGGAGCTGCTCCAGGTCGTCCTCCTGCTGGCGGTCGGCCTGGCCCTGGGCTGGGACCCGAGTGGCGGGCTGGTGGTGGCCGCCCTGGGGATGGTGGTGGCCACCGTCGGCTTCGCCGGCGTCGGCATGGTGATGGCCGGGACCCTCCCCGCCCTCACCACCCTGGCCCTGGCCAACGCGGTCTACCTGGTGCTGCTCTTCCTGGGTGGCGTGGTGGTCCCCCTCGACGAGCTGCCCGGCGCCCTGCAGGTCGTGGCCCTCGCCCTGCCCTCCGGTGCGCTGTCGGAGATCACCCACGGCGCCCTCGAGCACACCGGCGTGCCCGGTGTGGCCTGGCTCGTGCTGCTGGGCTGGGCCGTGGCCGCGCCCCTGGCGGCCGCCCGCCTGTTCCGCTGGGAGTGA